The following coding sequences are from one Manduca sexta isolate Smith_Timp_Sample1 chromosome 7, JHU_Msex_v1.0, whole genome shotgun sequence window:
- the LOC115449685 gene encoding intraflagellar transport protein 57 homolog, which produces MDLRLMDKLRLLKIDSELRPQIKMKPMSRYYFITSTNPNEQFFVFASTAAWLIRKTGKNFEQPNEEDDPNTIIAAIIDVLRAKDISHDFSSHKLKQGYGEQVCYILNALADEAMKAENFEWQKPIVDIPEPEESTDDIDQVEDETEILLEKVEEEMAIYSEDSDGECNEEEKEPNIAHKVHDWEAWKLELERVAPALRLKISADGRDWRARHNQMRSYKDELFERFKTTGSQLNKLHSAITSVMDKIAARENILNDQFEPLVKEYGTLLDELSKVTNEYEEVSVGVTERQEMLNEVTAKVESIKQKTESKGSSMNDNSPLLTAKKAVATLKKDIQELDFQIIVLLWLLTTKENPNSNSLFTNNEPRMISNEVF; this is translated from the coding sequence ATGGATTTACGGTTAATGGACAAATTGCGACTATTGAAAATCGACTCAGAACTAAGAcctcaaataaaaatgaaaccaatGAGCCGCTATTATTTCATCACGTCAACGAACCCTAATGAACAGTTCTTTGTTTTCGCCTCTACAGCCGCTTGGCTGATACGAAAAACTGGCAAAAATTTTGAGCAACCTAACGAAGAAGATGACCCTAATACCATTATTGCAGCAATAATTGATGTTTTACGGGCTAAGGACATTTCACACGACTTCTCGTCTCACAAACTTAAACAAGGCTACGGCGAGCAAGTTTGTTATATTCTAAACGCTCTAGCTGATGAAGCGATGAAGGCAGAAAATTTTGAATGGCAGAAGCCTATCGTAGATATTCCAGAACCAGAAGAATCTACTGATGACATCGATCAAGTTGAAGATGAGACAGAAATTCTCCTAGAGAAAGTTGAAGAGGAAATGGCAATTTATTCCGAGGATTCTGATGGAGAATGCAATGAGGAAGAAAAGGAACCAAATATAGCCCATAAGGTTCATGATTGGGAAGCGTGGAAGCTTGAATTGGAAAGGGTGGCACCAGCTTTGAGACTCAAAATATCAGCCGACGGCCGAGATTGGAGGGCTCGACACAACCAAATGAGATCTTACAAAGACGAGCTCTTCGAAAGATTTAAAACAACTGGATCTCAACTAAATAAACTTCACAGTGCTATAACTTCCGTAATGGATAAAATAGCAGCTCGAGAGAATATTTTAAACGATCAATTTGAGCCTTTGGTTAAAGAGTACGGAACGTTATTGGACGAATTAAGTAAGGTGACTAATGAATATGAGGAGGTAAGTGTAGGAGTGACAGAGAGGCAAGAGATGTTAAACGAAGTTACAGCTAAAGTCGAGAGTATTAAGCAGAAAACAGAGTCTAAAGGGTCGTCGATGAATGATAATTCTCCTTTATTGACTGCCAAGAAAGCTGTGGCGACGCTAAAAAAGGATATACAAGAGCTTGATTTCCAGATAATTGTTCTACTTTGGCTGTTGACGACAAAAGAGAATCCTAACAGTAATAGTCTCTTTACTAACAACGAACCTAGAATGATAAGCAATGAAGTTTTTTGA